Proteins found in one Anopheles aquasalis chromosome 3, idAnoAquaMG_Q_19, whole genome shotgun sequence genomic segment:
- the LOC126577852 gene encoding uncharacterized protein LOC126577852 isoform X1 gives MSVTGGGGLGVAGGSASAVAAAMLKSPQTALQLLLEEINFQRTKEMRQLLKDDGGFVVLQGTTYWTDLFVRHFLFQSEPEHSIDCDDLLFFVRKKHIKGSSRTMPKYETEIEVFRKDSRKLPIGDPDVDWEETVYLNLVIHQFNYTLTLAICTRTSPKELQVLRRHSQKVYASPSRRKMDTKGDSEEITYPHICFMVDNFDEVFHDILVRDGEMVCVELVATDRDGSVQGVIFLGSIRYDALKRVYDARQSSLGSKVAQRMSFGLFSSGGPQTRCEFVRMKGPQGKGHAEMAVTKPKGSGVETPTSEPGFCATDMWDSEWEEDCEEYYNYRHQRRLSDPSANLNNFSRYGWRTKNPAEGSCSTSYGGSKARSENEGLDCLANEVSEIEAGDLRDDRPASSVVVSDTELPVAAGTCGSNVPSSPPKAGPTADGQSSPQPIAAQSSINGGGGGGSAAAAANAATGCCNCFGMRKRCDRKADTDSIQMSDVYTPCPKCRPDTDNGEVANGPKRKATAEEIELQRLQSLELHDSPACLATVSKGRSPLMKHRNVLIVESELEFAGGAKVRTGPASNDKAKKKPPSTGTVQQLGVKKRDNSAKTVQSPKKRLSTPIFRSKRFNGDATPAGKSNPTMASETRSKSSSCSNSNQLNNNNPPTHPHATRNGRPASSVITSTVPTTEATEATEEYELADDAVSLNDFETGSEVTAKPEMEPVDPKQLIRVNGKEEFPVERNGGGGGGGTNGNERSTVRSSQPKATTVVATQHIKEHRERRTSGGRTVVQSTVRETITSGGAGSRFSMIYRRSKSSSATSVTATNVVSSGKEKKDDKRKADIVRKGKHDHTPVPVVQREQQASEKNVEQSSDETMSVQQKSPQDNGDPATEPPPHPEETNQNIKDPLSTERDINGNPGSEGVTPAAAPATTTTEETTEENDLSNRAIWAALKDLRAKKECSTLPKMKKPSYNSFYERPSIPGCTTKQQTQHSLQQQQQQQQHHGSPAVTTIETIPMRRTPDGTNIYYLCDYHPKRHQGNKELDDGAYNPLWTTKGFTQTFHFWKENRRQQSTPLNAFLTYVTLPWWSIAKDLLDHREQPILTF, from the exons ATGTCGGTCACTGGCGGAGGGGGGCTTGGTGTCGCCGGTGGATCAGCATCGGCGGTGGCCGCTGCAATGCTGAAATCACCCCAAACCGcactacagctgctgctggaggaaatCAACTTTCAGCGCACGAAGGAGATGAGACAGTTGCTGAAAGATG ATGGTGGATTTGTGGTGCTACAGGGCACCACCTACTGGACGGATCTGTTCGTGCGTCACTTTCTGTTCCAGTCCGAACCGGAGCACAGCATCGATTGCGATGATTTGCTGTTTTTCGTCCGCAAAAAGCACATCAAGGGCTCGTCGCGAACCATGCCAAAGTACGAGACGGAGATCGAGGTATTCCGGAAGGATTCGCGCAAACTCCCGATCGGTGACCCGGACGTCGACTGGGAGGAAACGGTCTACCTGAACCTGGTGATCCACCAGTTCAACTACACGCTCACGCTGGCCATCTGTACCCGGACGTCGCCGAAGGAGCTGCAGGTGCTGCGGCGCCACTCGCAGAAGGTGTACGCTTCGCCGAGCCGCAGAAAGATGGACACCAAGGGTGACAGTGAGGAGATCACCTATCCGCACATCTGCTTTATGGTGGACAACTTTGACGAGGTGTTCCACGATATACTGGTGCGCGATGGTGAGATGGTTTGTGTGGAGCTCGTCGCTACCGATCGGGATGGGAGCGTGCAGGGTGTGATCTTCCTCGGTTCAATACGGTACGATGCCCTGAAGCGGGTCTACGATGCCAGG CAATCCAGTCTTGGCTCGAAGGTTGCGCAAAGGATGTCCTTCGGGTTGTTCAGCTCCGGTGGTCCACAAACGCGCTGTGAGTTTGTGCGCATGAAAGGCCCACAGGGCAAGGGCCACGCCGAGATGGCAGTTACTAAACCAAAGGGTTCCGGTGTCGAGACACCGACCAGCGAACCGGG CTTCTGTGCTACGGACATGTGGGACTCGGAATGGGAGGAAGACTGCGAGGAGTACTACAACTATCGCCACCAGCGAAGGCTGAGTGATCCGAGCGCCAACCTGAACAACTTCAGCCGGTACGGATGGCGAACGAAAAATCCAGCCGAAGGCTCCTGTTCAACGTCTTACGGTGGTTCGAAGGCTCGTTCGGAGAACGAGGGTTTGGACTGTTTGGCCAACGAAGTGTCCGAGATTGAGGCCGGCGACCTGCGTGACG ATCGTCCTGCTTCCTCGGTCGTCGTATCGGATACAGAGCTACCGGTCGCAGCGGGAACCTGTGGCTCCAACGTTCCATCATCTCCGCCAAAAGCAGGTCCTACGGCCGATGGCCAATCATCCCCGCAACCGATTGCTGCTCAGTCCTCTatcaatggtggtggtggtggtggtagtgctgctgctgctgcaaatgctgCTACCGGTTGTTGCAATTGTTTCGGAATGCGAAAACGGTGCGACCGGAAAGCGGATACCGATTCAATCCAGATGTCCGACGTGTACACACCCTGTCCCAAGTGCCGGCCGGATACCGACAACGGGGAAGTAGCCAAcggaccaaaaaggaaggcaaCAGCGGAGGAAATAGAATTGCAACGGTTGCAATCACTCGAGCTACACGATTCACCGGCCTGTCTGGCGACCGTCTCGAAGGGTCGATCACCATTGATGAAGCACCGGAATGTGCTGATCGTCGAGAGTGAGCTTGAGTTCGCGGGCGGTGCTAAGGTACGCACTGGGCCGGCATCGAACGATAAGGCGAAAAAGAAACCTCCATCCACCGggacggtgcagcagctgggTGTTAAAAAGCGTGACAATAGCGCCAAAACGGTGCAGAGTCCAAAGAAGCGCTTAAGCACACCGATCTTTCGCTCGAAACGCTTCAACGGAGATGCGACGCCAGCGGGAAAATCGAATCCCACGATGGCTAGTGAGACACGGTCCAAGTCCAGTTCCTGCAGTAACAGTAACCAgctcaacaacaataatcctCCGACGCATCCGCATGCGACCAGGAATGGACGACCGGCTTCGTCGGTCATCACATCCACCGTACCGACGACGGAAGCCACCGAAGCCACGGAGGAGTACGAGCTGGCCGATGATGCCGTTTCGTTGAACGATTTCGAGACCGGCTCGGAGGTGACTGCTAAGCCGGAAATGGAACCAGTCGATCCGAAACAGCTGATACGGGTCAATGGGAAGGAAGAGTTCCCGGTCGAGaggaacggtggcggtggcggtggcggaacgaacggaaacgaaCGATCCACCGTACGTAGTAGCCAGCCAAAGGCCACGACGGTTGTAGCAACGCAACACATTAAAGAACACCGGGAAAGGCGCACTTCCGGTGGCCGTACCGTCGTACAGTCGACGGTACGTGAGACAATAACCAGTGGCGGAGCCGGTAGTCGCTTTTCGATGATCTATCGCCGGAGCAAATCCTCTTCTGCCACCTCAGTGACAGCCACTAACGTCGTTTCGTcgggaaaggagaagaaagatgATAAACGAAAGGCGGATATCGTACGGAAAGGGAAGCATGATCACACCCCCGTCCCGGTAGTGCAGCGAGAGCAACAAGCTAGTGAGAAGAACGTGGAACAGTCATCCGATGAAACAATGTCCGTTCAGCAGAAGTCTCCACAGGACAACGGTGATCCAGCcacggagccaccaccacatccAGAAGAAACTAATCAGAATATCAAGGATCCTCTTTCCACCGAACGTGATATTAATGGAAATCCGGGTTCTGAGGGTGTTACTCCTGCAGCGGCACCggccacaacgacgaccgaAGAGACTACCGAGGAGAACGATTTGAGCAATCGTGCCATTTGGGCAGCGTTGAAGGATCTCCGGGCGAAGAAGGAATGCTCCACGCTGCCGAAGATGAAGAAACCCAGCTACAACAGTTTCTACGAACGTCCCTCGATCCCTGGCTGtaccaccaagcagcagacgcagcattcactacagcagcaacaacagcagcagcagcaccatggtTCCCCTGcggtcaccaccatcgagaCCATCCCGATGCGGCGCACTCCGGATGGCACCAACATCTACTATCTGTGCGATTACCATCCGAAGCGGCACCAGGGTAATAAAG AGCTAGACGATGGAGCTTATAATCCACTCTGGACAACGAAGGGATTTACCCAAACGTTCCATTTCTGGAAGGAGAACCGTCGGCAGCAGTCGACACCATTGAACGCGTTCTTGACGTACGTGACGCTTCCCTGGTGGAGCATTGCCAAGG ATCTTCTGGACCACCGAGAGCAACCGATTCTAACGTTTTAA
- the LOC126577852 gene encoding uncharacterized protein LOC126577852 isoform X3 has protein sequence MPKYETEIEVFRKDSRKLPIGDPDVDWEETVYLNLVIHQFNYTLTLAICTRTSPKELQVLRRHSQKVYASPSRRKMDTKGDSEEITYPHICFMVDNFDEVFHDILVRDGEMVCVELVATDRDGSVQGVIFLGSIRYDALKRVYDARQSSLGSKVAQRMSFGLFSSGGPQTRCEFVRMKGPQGKGHAEMAVTKPKGSGVETPTSEPGFCATDMWDSEWEEDCEEYYNYRHQRRLSDPSANLNNFSRYGWRTKNPAEGSCSTSYGGSKARSENEGLDCLANEVSEIEAGDLRDDRPASSVVVSDTELPVAAGTCGSNVPSSPPKAGPTADGQSSPQPIAAQSSINGGGGGGSAAAAANAATGCCNCFGMRKRCDRKADTDSIQMSDVYTPCPKCRPDTDNGEVANGPKRKATAEEIELQRLQSLELHDSPACLATVSKGRSPLMKHRNVLIVESELEFAGGAKVRTGPASNDKAKKKPPSTGTVQQLGVKKRDNSAKTVQSPKKRLSTPIFRSKRFNGDATPAGKSNPTMASETRSKSSSCSNSNQLNNNNPPTHPHATRNGRPASSVITSTVPTTEATEATEEYELADDAVSLNDFETGSEVTAKPEMEPVDPKQLIRVNGKEEFPVERNGGGGGGGTNGNERSTVRSSQPKATTVVATQHIKEHRERRTSGGRTVVQSTVRETITSGGAGSRFSMIYRRSKSSSATSVTATNVVSSGKEKKDDKRKADIVRKGKHDHTPVPVVQREQQASEKNVEQSSDETMSVQQKSPQDNGDPATEPPPHPEETNQNIKDPLSTERDINGNPGSEGVTPAAAPATTTTEETTEENDLSNRAIWAALKDLRAKKECSTLPKMKKPSYNSFYERPSIPGCTTKQQTQHSLQQQQQQQQHHGSPAVTTIETIPMRRTPDGTNIYYLCDYHPKRHQGNKELDDGAYNPLWTTKGFTQTFHFWKENRRQQSTPLNAFLTYVTLPWWSIAKDLLDHREQPILTF, from the exons ATGCCAAAGTACGAGACGGAGATCGAGGTATTCCGGAAGGATTCGCGCAAACTCCCGATCGGTGACCCGGACGTCGACTGGGAGGAAACGGTCTACCTGAACCTGGTGATCCACCAGTTCAACTACACGCTCACGCTGGCCATCTGTACCCGGACGTCGCCGAAGGAGCTGCAGGTGCTGCGGCGCCACTCGCAGAAGGTGTACGCTTCGCCGAGCCGCAGAAAGATGGACACCAAGGGTGACAGTGAGGAGATCACCTATCCGCACATCTGCTTTATGGTGGACAACTTTGACGAGGTGTTCCACGATATACTGGTGCGCGATGGTGAGATGGTTTGTGTGGAGCTCGTCGCTACCGATCGGGATGGGAGCGTGCAGGGTGTGATCTTCCTCGGTTCAATACGGTACGATGCCCTGAAGCGGGTCTACGATGCCAGG CAATCCAGTCTTGGCTCGAAGGTTGCGCAAAGGATGTCCTTCGGGTTGTTCAGCTCCGGTGGTCCACAAACGCGCTGTGAGTTTGTGCGCATGAAAGGCCCACAGGGCAAGGGCCACGCCGAGATGGCAGTTACTAAACCAAAGGGTTCCGGTGTCGAGACACCGACCAGCGAACCGGG CTTCTGTGCTACGGACATGTGGGACTCGGAATGGGAGGAAGACTGCGAGGAGTACTACAACTATCGCCACCAGCGAAGGCTGAGTGATCCGAGCGCCAACCTGAACAACTTCAGCCGGTACGGATGGCGAACGAAAAATCCAGCCGAAGGCTCCTGTTCAACGTCTTACGGTGGTTCGAAGGCTCGTTCGGAGAACGAGGGTTTGGACTGTTTGGCCAACGAAGTGTCCGAGATTGAGGCCGGCGACCTGCGTGACG ATCGTCCTGCTTCCTCGGTCGTCGTATCGGATACAGAGCTACCGGTCGCAGCGGGAACCTGTGGCTCCAACGTTCCATCATCTCCGCCAAAAGCAGGTCCTACGGCCGATGGCCAATCATCCCCGCAACCGATTGCTGCTCAGTCCTCTatcaatggtggtggtggtggtggtagtgctgctgctgctgcaaatgctgCTACCGGTTGTTGCAATTGTTTCGGAATGCGAAAACGGTGCGACCGGAAAGCGGATACCGATTCAATCCAGATGTCCGACGTGTACACACCCTGTCCCAAGTGCCGGCCGGATACCGACAACGGGGAAGTAGCCAAcggaccaaaaaggaaggcaaCAGCGGAGGAAATAGAATTGCAACGGTTGCAATCACTCGAGCTACACGATTCACCGGCCTGTCTGGCGACCGTCTCGAAGGGTCGATCACCATTGATGAAGCACCGGAATGTGCTGATCGTCGAGAGTGAGCTTGAGTTCGCGGGCGGTGCTAAGGTACGCACTGGGCCGGCATCGAACGATAAGGCGAAAAAGAAACCTCCATCCACCGggacggtgcagcagctgggTGTTAAAAAGCGTGACAATAGCGCCAAAACGGTGCAGAGTCCAAAGAAGCGCTTAAGCACACCGATCTTTCGCTCGAAACGCTTCAACGGAGATGCGACGCCAGCGGGAAAATCGAATCCCACGATGGCTAGTGAGACACGGTCCAAGTCCAGTTCCTGCAGTAACAGTAACCAgctcaacaacaataatcctCCGACGCATCCGCATGCGACCAGGAATGGACGACCGGCTTCGTCGGTCATCACATCCACCGTACCGACGACGGAAGCCACCGAAGCCACGGAGGAGTACGAGCTGGCCGATGATGCCGTTTCGTTGAACGATTTCGAGACCGGCTCGGAGGTGACTGCTAAGCCGGAAATGGAACCAGTCGATCCGAAACAGCTGATACGGGTCAATGGGAAGGAAGAGTTCCCGGTCGAGaggaacggtggcggtggcggtggcggaacgaacggaaacgaaCGATCCACCGTACGTAGTAGCCAGCCAAAGGCCACGACGGTTGTAGCAACGCAACACATTAAAGAACACCGGGAAAGGCGCACTTCCGGTGGCCGTACCGTCGTACAGTCGACGGTACGTGAGACAATAACCAGTGGCGGAGCCGGTAGTCGCTTTTCGATGATCTATCGCCGGAGCAAATCCTCTTCTGCCACCTCAGTGACAGCCACTAACGTCGTTTCGTcgggaaaggagaagaaagatgATAAACGAAAGGCGGATATCGTACGGAAAGGGAAGCATGATCACACCCCCGTCCCGGTAGTGCAGCGAGAGCAACAAGCTAGTGAGAAGAACGTGGAACAGTCATCCGATGAAACAATGTCCGTTCAGCAGAAGTCTCCACAGGACAACGGTGATCCAGCcacggagccaccaccacatccAGAAGAAACTAATCAGAATATCAAGGATCCTCTTTCCACCGAACGTGATATTAATGGAAATCCGGGTTCTGAGGGTGTTACTCCTGCAGCGGCACCggccacaacgacgaccgaAGAGACTACCGAGGAGAACGATTTGAGCAATCGTGCCATTTGGGCAGCGTTGAAGGATCTCCGGGCGAAGAAGGAATGCTCCACGCTGCCGAAGATGAAGAAACCCAGCTACAACAGTTTCTACGAACGTCCCTCGATCCCTGGCTGtaccaccaagcagcagacgcagcattcactacagcagcaacaacagcagcagcagcaccatggtTCCCCTGcggtcaccaccatcgagaCCATCCCGATGCGGCGCACTCCGGATGGCACCAACATCTACTATCTGTGCGATTACCATCCGAAGCGGCACCAGGGTAATAAAG AGCTAGACGATGGAGCTTATAATCCACTCTGGACAACGAAGGGATTTACCCAAACGTTCCATTTCTGGAAGGAGAACCGTCGGCAGCAGTCGACACCATTGAACGCGTTCTTGACGTACGTGACGCTTCCCTGGTGGAGCATTGCCAAGG ATCTTCTGGACCACCGAGAGCAACCGATTCTAACGTTTTAA
- the LOC126577852 gene encoding uncharacterized protein KIAA0930 homolog isoform X4, translating into MSVTGGGGLGVAGGSASAVAAAMLKSPQTALQLLLEEINFQRTKEMRQLLKDDGGFVVLQGTTYWTDLFVRHFLFQSEPEHSIDCDDLLFFVRKKHIKGSSRTMPKYETEIEVFRKDSRKLPIGDPDVDWEETVYLNLVIHQFNYTLTLAICTRTSPKELQVLRRHSQKVYASPSRRKMDTKGDSEEITYPHICFMVDNFDEVFHDILVRDGEMVCVELVATDRDGSVQGVIFLGSIRYDALKRVYDARQSSLGSKVAQRMSFGLFSSGGPQTRCEFVRMKGPQGKGHAEMAVTKPKGSGVETPTSEPGFCATDMWDSEWEEDCEEYYNYRHQRRLSDPSANLNNFSRYGWRTKNPAEGSCSTSYGGSKARSENEGLDCLANEVSEIEAGDLRDELDDGAYNPLWTTKGFTQTFHFWKENRRQQSTPLNAFLTYVTLPWWSIAKDLLDHREQPILTF; encoded by the exons ATGTCGGTCACTGGCGGAGGGGGGCTTGGTGTCGCCGGTGGATCAGCATCGGCGGTGGCCGCTGCAATGCTGAAATCACCCCAAACCGcactacagctgctgctggaggaaatCAACTTTCAGCGCACGAAGGAGATGAGACAGTTGCTGAAAGATG ATGGTGGATTTGTGGTGCTACAGGGCACCACCTACTGGACGGATCTGTTCGTGCGTCACTTTCTGTTCCAGTCCGAACCGGAGCACAGCATCGATTGCGATGATTTGCTGTTTTTCGTCCGCAAAAAGCACATCAAGGGCTCGTCGCGAACCATGCCAAAGTACGAGACGGAGATCGAGGTATTCCGGAAGGATTCGCGCAAACTCCCGATCGGTGACCCGGACGTCGACTGGGAGGAAACGGTCTACCTGAACCTGGTGATCCACCAGTTCAACTACACGCTCACGCTGGCCATCTGTACCCGGACGTCGCCGAAGGAGCTGCAGGTGCTGCGGCGCCACTCGCAGAAGGTGTACGCTTCGCCGAGCCGCAGAAAGATGGACACCAAGGGTGACAGTGAGGAGATCACCTATCCGCACATCTGCTTTATGGTGGACAACTTTGACGAGGTGTTCCACGATATACTGGTGCGCGATGGTGAGATGGTTTGTGTGGAGCTCGTCGCTACCGATCGGGATGGGAGCGTGCAGGGTGTGATCTTCCTCGGTTCAATACGGTACGATGCCCTGAAGCGGGTCTACGATGCCAGG CAATCCAGTCTTGGCTCGAAGGTTGCGCAAAGGATGTCCTTCGGGTTGTTCAGCTCCGGTGGTCCACAAACGCGCTGTGAGTTTGTGCGCATGAAAGGCCCACAGGGCAAGGGCCACGCCGAGATGGCAGTTACTAAACCAAAGGGTTCCGGTGTCGAGACACCGACCAGCGAACCGGG CTTCTGTGCTACGGACATGTGGGACTCGGAATGGGAGGAAGACTGCGAGGAGTACTACAACTATCGCCACCAGCGAAGGCTGAGTGATCCGAGCGCCAACCTGAACAACTTCAGCCGGTACGGATGGCGAACGAAAAATCCAGCCGAAGGCTCCTGTTCAACGTCTTACGGTGGTTCGAAGGCTCGTTCGGAGAACGAGGGTTTGGACTGTTTGGCCAACGAAGTGTCCGAGATTGAGGCCGGCGACCTGCGTGACG AGCTAGACGATGGAGCTTATAATCCACTCTGGACAACGAAGGGATTTACCCAAACGTTCCATTTCTGGAAGGAGAACCGTCGGCAGCAGTCGACACCATTGAACGCGTTCTTGACGTACGTGACGCTTCCCTGGTGGAGCATTGCCAAGG ATCTTCTGGACCACCGAGAGCAACCGATTCTAACGTTTTAA
- the LOC126577852 gene encoding uncharacterized protein LOC126577852 isoform X2: protein MSVTGGGGLGVAGGSASAVAAAMLKSPQTALQLLLEEINFQRTKEMRQLLKDDGGFVVLQGTTYWTDLFVRHFLFQSEPEHSIDCDDLLFFVRKKHIKGSSRTMPKYETEIEVFRKDSRKLPIGDPDVDWEETVYLNLVIHQFNYTLTLAICTRTSPKELQVLRRHSQKVYASPSRRKMDTKGDSEEITYPHICFMVDNFDEVFHDILVRDGEMVCVELVATDRDGSVQGVIFLGSIRYDALKRVYDARQSSLGSKVAQRMSFGLFSSGGPQTRCEFVRMKGPQGKGHAEMAVTKPKGSGVETPTSEPGFCATDMWDSEWEEDCEEYYNYRHQRRLSDPSANLNNFSRYGWRTKNPAEGSCSTSYGGSKARSENEGLDCLANEVSEIEAGDLRDDRPASSVVVSDTELPVAAGTCGSNVPSSPPKAGPTADGQSSPQPIAAQSSINGGGGGGSAAAAANAATGCCNCFGMRKRCDRKADTDSIQMSDVYTPCPKCRPDTDNGEVANGPKRKATAEEIELQRLQSLELHDSPACLATVSKGRSPLMKHRNVLIVESELEFAGGAKVRTGPASNDKAKKKPPSTGTVQQLGVKKRDNSAKTVQSPKKRLSTPIFRSKRFNGDATPAGKSNPTMASETRSKSSSCSNSNQLNNNNPPTHPHATRNGRPASSVITSTVPTTEATEATEEYELADDAVSLNDFETGSEVTAKPEMEPVDPKQLIRVNGKEEFPVERNGGGGGGGTNGNERSTVRSSQPKATTVVATQHIKEHRERRTSGGRTVVQSTVRETITSGGAGSRFSMIYRRSKSSSATSVTATNVVSSGKEKKDDKRKADIVRKGKHDHTPVPVVQREQQASEKNVEQSSDETMSVQQKSPQDNGDPATEPPPHPEETNQNIKDPLSTERDINGNPGSEGVTPAAAPATTTTEETTEENDLSNRAIWAALKDLRAKKECSTLPKMKKPSYNSFYERPSIPGCTTKQQTQHSLQQQQQQQQHHGSPAVTTIETIPMRRTPDGTNIYYLCDYHPKRHQELDDGAYNPLWTTKGFTQTFHFWKENRRQQSTPLNAFLTYVTLPWWSIAKDLLDHREQPILTF from the exons ATGTCGGTCACTGGCGGAGGGGGGCTTGGTGTCGCCGGTGGATCAGCATCGGCGGTGGCCGCTGCAATGCTGAAATCACCCCAAACCGcactacagctgctgctggaggaaatCAACTTTCAGCGCACGAAGGAGATGAGACAGTTGCTGAAAGATG ATGGTGGATTTGTGGTGCTACAGGGCACCACCTACTGGACGGATCTGTTCGTGCGTCACTTTCTGTTCCAGTCCGAACCGGAGCACAGCATCGATTGCGATGATTTGCTGTTTTTCGTCCGCAAAAAGCACATCAAGGGCTCGTCGCGAACCATGCCAAAGTACGAGACGGAGATCGAGGTATTCCGGAAGGATTCGCGCAAACTCCCGATCGGTGACCCGGACGTCGACTGGGAGGAAACGGTCTACCTGAACCTGGTGATCCACCAGTTCAACTACACGCTCACGCTGGCCATCTGTACCCGGACGTCGCCGAAGGAGCTGCAGGTGCTGCGGCGCCACTCGCAGAAGGTGTACGCTTCGCCGAGCCGCAGAAAGATGGACACCAAGGGTGACAGTGAGGAGATCACCTATCCGCACATCTGCTTTATGGTGGACAACTTTGACGAGGTGTTCCACGATATACTGGTGCGCGATGGTGAGATGGTTTGTGTGGAGCTCGTCGCTACCGATCGGGATGGGAGCGTGCAGGGTGTGATCTTCCTCGGTTCAATACGGTACGATGCCCTGAAGCGGGTCTACGATGCCAGG CAATCCAGTCTTGGCTCGAAGGTTGCGCAAAGGATGTCCTTCGGGTTGTTCAGCTCCGGTGGTCCACAAACGCGCTGTGAGTTTGTGCGCATGAAAGGCCCACAGGGCAAGGGCCACGCCGAGATGGCAGTTACTAAACCAAAGGGTTCCGGTGTCGAGACACCGACCAGCGAACCGGG CTTCTGTGCTACGGACATGTGGGACTCGGAATGGGAGGAAGACTGCGAGGAGTACTACAACTATCGCCACCAGCGAAGGCTGAGTGATCCGAGCGCCAACCTGAACAACTTCAGCCGGTACGGATGGCGAACGAAAAATCCAGCCGAAGGCTCCTGTTCAACGTCTTACGGTGGTTCGAAGGCTCGTTCGGAGAACGAGGGTTTGGACTGTTTGGCCAACGAAGTGTCCGAGATTGAGGCCGGCGACCTGCGTGACG ATCGTCCTGCTTCCTCGGTCGTCGTATCGGATACAGAGCTACCGGTCGCAGCGGGAACCTGTGGCTCCAACGTTCCATCATCTCCGCCAAAAGCAGGTCCTACGGCCGATGGCCAATCATCCCCGCAACCGATTGCTGCTCAGTCCTCTatcaatggtggtggtggtggtggtagtgctgctgctgctgcaaatgctgCTACCGGTTGTTGCAATTGTTTCGGAATGCGAAAACGGTGCGACCGGAAAGCGGATACCGATTCAATCCAGATGTCCGACGTGTACACACCCTGTCCCAAGTGCCGGCCGGATACCGACAACGGGGAAGTAGCCAAcggaccaaaaaggaaggcaaCAGCGGAGGAAATAGAATTGCAACGGTTGCAATCACTCGAGCTACACGATTCACCGGCCTGTCTGGCGACCGTCTCGAAGGGTCGATCACCATTGATGAAGCACCGGAATGTGCTGATCGTCGAGAGTGAGCTTGAGTTCGCGGGCGGTGCTAAGGTACGCACTGGGCCGGCATCGAACGATAAGGCGAAAAAGAAACCTCCATCCACCGggacggtgcagcagctgggTGTTAAAAAGCGTGACAATAGCGCCAAAACGGTGCAGAGTCCAAAGAAGCGCTTAAGCACACCGATCTTTCGCTCGAAACGCTTCAACGGAGATGCGACGCCAGCGGGAAAATCGAATCCCACGATGGCTAGTGAGACACGGTCCAAGTCCAGTTCCTGCAGTAACAGTAACCAgctcaacaacaataatcctCCGACGCATCCGCATGCGACCAGGAATGGACGACCGGCTTCGTCGGTCATCACATCCACCGTACCGACGACGGAAGCCACCGAAGCCACGGAGGAGTACGAGCTGGCCGATGATGCCGTTTCGTTGAACGATTTCGAGACCGGCTCGGAGGTGACTGCTAAGCCGGAAATGGAACCAGTCGATCCGAAACAGCTGATACGGGTCAATGGGAAGGAAGAGTTCCCGGTCGAGaggaacggtggcggtggcggtggcggaacgaacggaaacgaaCGATCCACCGTACGTAGTAGCCAGCCAAAGGCCACGACGGTTGTAGCAACGCAACACATTAAAGAACACCGGGAAAGGCGCACTTCCGGTGGCCGTACCGTCGTACAGTCGACGGTACGTGAGACAATAACCAGTGGCGGAGCCGGTAGTCGCTTTTCGATGATCTATCGCCGGAGCAAATCCTCTTCTGCCACCTCAGTGACAGCCACTAACGTCGTTTCGTcgggaaaggagaagaaagatgATAAACGAAAGGCGGATATCGTACGGAAAGGGAAGCATGATCACACCCCCGTCCCGGTAGTGCAGCGAGAGCAACAAGCTAGTGAGAAGAACGTGGAACAGTCATCCGATGAAACAATGTCCGTTCAGCAGAAGTCTCCACAGGACAACGGTGATCCAGCcacggagccaccaccacatccAGAAGAAACTAATCAGAATATCAAGGATCCTCTTTCCACCGAACGTGATATTAATGGAAATCCGGGTTCTGAGGGTGTTACTCCTGCAGCGGCACCggccacaacgacgaccgaAGAGACTACCGAGGAGAACGATTTGAGCAATCGTGCCATTTGGGCAGCGTTGAAGGATCTCCGGGCGAAGAAGGAATGCTCCACGCTGCCGAAGATGAAGAAACCCAGCTACAACAGTTTCTACGAACGTCCCTCGATCCCTGGCTGtaccaccaagcagcagacgcagcattcactacagcagcaacaacagcagcagcagcaccatggtTCCCCTGcggtcaccaccatcgagaCCATCCCGATGCGGCGCACTCCGGATGGCACCAACATCTACTATCTGTGCGATTACCATCCGAAGCGGCACCAGG AGCTAGACGATGGAGCTTATAATCCACTCTGGACAACGAAGGGATTTACCCAAACGTTCCATTTCTGGAAGGAGAACCGTCGGCAGCAGTCGACACCATTGAACGCGTTCTTGACGTACGTGACGCTTCCCTGGTGGAGCATTGCCAAGG ATCTTCTGGACCACCGAGAGCAACCGATTCTAACGTTTTAA